A window from Argopecten irradians isolate NY chromosome 3, Ai_NY, whole genome shotgun sequence encodes these proteins:
- the LOC138319924 gene encoding uncharacterized protein, with protein sequence MAESLTKEKREELREAFYMFDKDGDGRITASELGVVLKSMGHTPTDTELRDLIHEVDVDGNGTIEFNEFLVMMSKRLTSDLEKKEYIDAFKAMDQNGDGVISASELRQVLKSMGERINDKDIKDMMKAADLDGDGQINYVEFIQMMKNR encoded by the exons ATG gCAGAATCACTAACTAAGGAAAAGCGTGAAG AACTCCGTGAGGCGTTCTATATGTTTGATAAGGACGGAGACGGCCGCATCACGGCATCAGAACTAGGAGTCGTTCTCAAGTCAATGGGGCACACGCCTACTGATacagagttacgggacttgatcCATGAGGTGGATGTGGATG GAAATGGAACAATTGAATTTAACGAATTTTTAGTGATGATGTCTAAGCGACTAACATCGGACCTAGAGAAAAAAGAATACATAGATGCCTTCAAAGCTATGGACCAGAACGGGGACGGGGTGATAAGTGCTTCAGAACTCAGACAAGTGCTCAAATCTATGGGCGAACGAATCAACGATAAGGACATCAAGGACATGATGAAGGCGGCCGACCTGGACGGGGATGGCCAGATCAACTACGTCG AGTTCATCCAGATGATGAAGAACCGATAA